From Bombus vancouverensis nearcticus chromosome 15, iyBomVanc1_principal, whole genome shotgun sequence, the proteins below share one genomic window:
- the LOC117166198 gene encoding uncharacterized protein LOC117166198, translating into MNTVTIVLLLSMCLCALCGATPAVSSLDQVGLIPSNEVDTKLQRIARQSSTSDFIEETVSRLVNIPANLTTNIIKFILSIISRIRSTFLSWIENIESFLENPLTLLNNSQNSNQRRRRSNVSNGLSELISDLPNLLHLPVSYLQETTSSIGDSVGEKIKHIAKAIIKLVWDFIRTRLLPWLHEVLSKVQRSNILPSFLNEAIGNVDSIYSLLRLFTEITSNSS; encoded by the exons ATGAACACCGTTACGATCGTCTTACTGTTGTCGATGTGCCTTTGCGCACTGTGCGGGGCTACTCCTGCTGTTTCTTCTCTCGATCAAG TTGGACTTATCCCGAGCAACGAGGTTGATACAAAGTTGCAGCGCATCGCGCGGCAGTCTTCTACATCCGACTTCATCGAAGAAACCGTATCGAGACTTGTTAATATTCCGGCCAACCTGACGACCAACATCATAAAGTTTATCCTTTCGATCATCTCCAGGATCAGATCAACGTTTCTCTCGTGGATCGAAAACATCGAATCGTTCCTCGAAAACCCTTTAACGCTGCTCAATAACAGTCAGAATTCTAATCAGAGACGACGAAGATCAAACGTGTCGAATGGCCTATCAGAATTAATAAGTGATTTGCCGAACTTGCTACATTTACCGGTAAGCTATTTGCAAGAAACGACAAGCTCGATCGGAGATTCTGTTGGTGAGAAAATCAAACATATCGCAAAAGCTATAATAAAATTGGTATGGGACTTTATAAGGACGCGACTATTACCCTGGCTTCACGAAGTGCTCAGCAAAGTCCAGCGGTCAAATATTTTGCCATCCTTTTTGAACGAAGCGATCGGAAATGTCGATTCTATTTATTCCCTTTTGCGCCTGTTCACCGAAATCACCTCGAACAGTTCATGA
- the LOC117166187 gene encoding uncharacterized protein LOC117166187, which produces MTTIARLLAGIVILGFITRTEGRCSHNSWEKIAGVKPETIDAQTVLFSAVNSNGITKSCFERCKRVNCTAFVIDFGRSVCYSVRIEDDELVPEPNSIFYHRVCVKVPVSCARRKLWQVERSPGAVFIDSSAFHLSDPITRNQCYEKCIETGRSCESAQFRTSKPLSIDKTAFGRCSLSLYERGTRPRAYRASMYRDEYLRDQCRNLSRDEYCSYAEFQNVSLPYSDVALMDLDEKQCEKRCDSSVDGFICRGYTFANSSGQPLCLLHSEDTTSLGVSSLIDATNVVYREREPCLDLKVRCNDSTMTVELKTSDPFFGRLYSNGYADTCDAQGTGSNRTILTLPIPPVDQIREGTLRCGLHPAFSVDDQNRTRPLVWTTIVVQFNPIVQRLGDQAVRVGCSLNDRAPPQPKNVTVQSSFSFLDPNAGVPPISSTIVNASSQAPIVTMRILDENSAVAMVTHLGQKLTLKIQLSPPDGPYDITAGHLVASSASGDASYLLLDELGCPTDPTTFPALSKDPVDGRSLIATFTAFKFPNSQRVRFNVLVRFCLDKCIPTNCNGDKPSYGKKKRASESWSTQATYHAETTPTSKDETPDELSLELSIIVQNSVASSADRLSSRENSSPDTVLIAGGNSVDGLLCVDASLALSLLIFLLIVQITLIVGCLLTVAQYRRTAIRAEEDRANILARHLYGIHGGNLDVARRVRWADHNLSSLSRD; this is translated from the exons ATGACGACGATCGCTCGTCTTCTCGCGGGGATCGTGATACTCGGCTTTATCACGAGAACAG AGGGCCGCTGTTCGCACAACAGTTGGGAGAAAATCGCTGGCGTTAAACCGGAAACCATCGACGCGCAAACAGTTCTCTTTAGCGCGGTCAACTCAAACGGAATAACGAAAAGTTGCTTCGAAAG ATGCAAACGCGTAAACTGCACCGCGTTCGTCATAGACTTTGGTAGAAGCGTCTGCTACAGCGTGCGAATAGAGGACGACGAACTGGTACCCGAACCGAATTCCATCTTTTACCACCGAGTTTGCGTGAAAG TGCCGGTAAGCTGCGCGAGACGAAAACTTTGGCAGGTGGAGAGGAGTCCAGGAGCGGTGTTCATCGATTCCAGCGCGTTCCATCTATCCGATCCGATCACGAGGAACCAATGTTACGAGAAATGCATAGAGACAG GAAGAAGCTGCGAGTCCGCTCAATTTCGGACTTCGAAACCCCTTTCGATCGACAAAACAGCGTTCGGACGATGCTCTCTCTCGTTGTACGAACGAGGAACCAGACCAAGAGCGTACAGGGCGTCCATGTACAGAGACGAGTACCTCAGAGATCAATGTCGAAATCTGT CCAGAGACGAGTATTGCTCGTACGCGGAATTCCAAAATGTCTCGTTACCGTACTCTGACGTCGCTTTGATGGACCTTGACGAGAAGCAG TGCGAGAAAAGATGCGACTCGAGCGTGGATGGTTTTATCTGTCGAGGATACACGTTTGCCAATTCGTCCGGTCAACCACTTTGCCTACTGCACTCGGAAGACACCACCAGTCTAGGAGTTAGCTCGTTGATCGACGCGACGAACGTGGTCTACAGAGAGCGAGAACCTTGTTTAGATC TGAAGGTGCGGTGCAACGATTCGACGATGACGGTCGAGTTGAAAACGAGCGACCCCTTCTTTGGCCGGCTCTACTCGAACGGATACGCGGATACCTGCGACGCTCAGGGTACAGGCAGTAATCGAACAATATTGACGTTACCTATTCCACCCGTTGACCAGATTCGCGAGGGTACCCTTCGTTGCGGATTGCACCCTGCCTTTTCCGTCGACGATCAAAATCG AACGCGACCGTTGGTTTGGACAACGATCGTCGTACAATTCAATCCGATCGTTCAACGACTCGGCGATCAAGCAGTCAGGGTTGGATGCTCGTTAAACGATCGAGCACCTCCGCAACCAAAAAACGTCACCGTTCAATCTAGTTTCAGCTTTCTCGATCCAAA CGCAGGAGTGCCGCCGATCTCTTCAACGATCGTCAACGCGTCCTCGCAAGCGCCGATAGTCACCATGAGGATATTAGACGAGAACTCGGCAGTCGCTATGGTCACGCATTTAGGTCAGAAGCTCACTCTGAAGATTCAACTGAGTCCACCAGATG GTCCTTATGACATTACCGCCGGACACTTAGTAGCGAGCAGCGCTTCCGGCGATGCCTCGTATCTGCTACTGGACGAACTCGGATGTCCCACCGATCCAACCACCTTCCCCGCTCTCTCCAAGGATCCAGTCGATGGTCGTTCATTAATCGCAACTTTTACAGCCTTCAAGTTCCCCAATAGTCAACGAGTCCGTTTCAACGTACTCGTCCGATTCTGCTTGGACAAGTGCATACCG ACCAACTGCAACGGCGATAAACCTTCTTacggaaaaaagaaacgagctaGCGAGTCTTGGAGTACGCAGGCAACCTACCACGCCGAAACAACGCCAACGTCCAAGGACGAAACTCCGGACGAGTTATCGCTGGAACTCTCCATAATCGTTCAAAACTCCGTCGCGTCTTCGGCTGATCGTTTATCTTCGAGGGAGAACTCGTCCCCTGATACCGTGCTAATCGCCGGAGGAA ATTCTGTGGACGGACTGCTCTGCGTCGACGCTAGTCTCGCTTTGAGTCTACTGATCTTCTTGTTGATCGTCCAAATAACGCTTATCGTTGGCTGTCTATTGACCGTGGCACAATACAGAAGAACGGCCATACGAGCGGAAGAAGACAGAGCCAATATCTTAGCCAGGCATCTCTACGGCATTCACGGAGGGAACTTGGACGTAGCGCGGAGAGTCAGATGGGCTGATCACAATCTATCCTCCTTGTCTCGCGACTGA
- the LOC117166199 gene encoding uncharacterized protein LOC117166199: MWQFCLALAIASSRSVIAFPQNDGLAGGKVEIQTIPSTFSVDGFVFDGPADGRNVATTTTTTSSATPSTTTEDASFDSRYNRCIATCLTTSEYNPVCGSDDVEYSNPGQLSCASACGKDVTLTHYGKCRTTKIRG; the protein is encoded by the exons ATGTGGCAATTTTGTCTAGCGTTAG CTATCGCCTCGAGCAGAAGCGTGATCGCATTTCCACAG AACGATGGTCTGGCTGGTGGCAAAGTCGAGATTCAAACGATACCCAGTACGTTCTCGGTGGACGGATTCGTTTTCGACGGACCTGCAGACGGTAGAAACGTCGCAACCACGACAACTACCACTAGTTCTGCAACACCTTCGACGACCACGGAGGATGCCTCCTTCGACTCTCGATACAACCGGTGTATAGCTACGTGTCTG ACGACGAGCGAATACAATCCGGTATGCGGCTCGGACGATGTCGAGTACTCCAATCCAGGACAATTAAGCTGCGCATCGGCATGTGGAAAAG ATGTTACGTTAACACACTACGGAAAATGCAGGACTACGAAGATAAGAGGATAG
- the prel gene encoding preli-like isoform X1 has product MKYYESNTIFQFNWDQVARGFWQRYPNPNSAHVLTEDTVSRKVKDGILHTRRLLTKTNRVPKWGERFISKNVVKIVEEVTVDPKTKTLTTYTRNLGYTKVMVVVEKVVYKVCEENPNWTVAKRSAWIDSQVFGFGRAIQAFGLDRFKKNCTLMYNGFNYVLAHMFPQTAQYMNPTLSQMGFAHLVRTTYIIQASKGKNLYLHVSFFLFQVDEGAGARTSLAEDFQHSLQGRAEKVKDAAKKAKDLAKKKAGTIYAAYQSEQS; this is encoded by the exons ATGAAGTATTATGAAAGTAATacaattttccaatttaattgGGATCAAGTAGCACGTGGATTTTGGCAAAGATATCCAAATCCTAATAG CGCCCATGTACTTACAGAAGATACTGTATCAAGGAAGGTTAAAGATGGCATATTACATACCAGACGACTTCTGACAAAAACTAACAGAGTACCAAAATGGGGAGAGAGATTTATTAGTAAAAATGTTGTAAAAATTGTCGAAGAGGTCACAGTGGACCCCAAAACGAAAACTTTAACAACATATACAAGAAATTTAGGTTACACTAAAGTCATG GTTGTTGTGGAGAAAGTTGTTTATAAGGTGTGCGAAGAAAATCCTAATTGGACAGTTGCAAAAAGATCAGCTTGGATCGACAGCCAAGTATTTGGATTTGGTAGAGCTATTCAAGCATTTGGATTGGATAGATTTAAAAAGAATTGTACTCTGATGTATAACGGGTTTAATTATGTCCTAGCACATATGTTTCCACAAACAGCACAGTATATGAATCCGACACTTTCCCAAATGGGTTTTGCTCATCTAGTAAGAACAACGTACATAATCCAAGCTTCGAaaggaaaaaatttatatttacatgtttctttctttttatttcaggTCGATGAAGGAGCTGGGGCAAGGACTAGTCTCGCGGAAGATTTTCAACATTCGTTACAGGGTAGAGCGGAAAAAGTAAAGGACGCTGCTAAAAAGGCAAAAGATTTGGCAAAGAAAAAAGCTGGAACGATTTATGCTGCGTACCAATCTGAACAGTCGTAA
- the prel gene encoding preli-like isoform X2 translates to MKYYESNTIFQFNWDQVARGFWQRYPNPNSAHVLTEDTVSRKVKDGILHTRRLLTKTNRVPKWGERFISKNVVKIVEEVTVDPKTKTLTTYTRNLGYTKVMVVVEKVVYKVCEENPNWTVAKRSAWIDSQVFGFGRAIQAFGLDRFKKNCTLMYNGFNYVLAHMFPQTAQYMNPTLSQMGFAHLVDEGAGARTSLAEDFQHSLQGRAEKVKDAAKKAKDLAKKKAGTIYAAYQSEQS, encoded by the exons ATGAAGTATTATGAAAGTAATacaattttccaatttaattgGGATCAAGTAGCACGTGGATTTTGGCAAAGATATCCAAATCCTAATAG CGCCCATGTACTTACAGAAGATACTGTATCAAGGAAGGTTAAAGATGGCATATTACATACCAGACGACTTCTGACAAAAACTAACAGAGTACCAAAATGGGGAGAGAGATTTATTAGTAAAAATGTTGTAAAAATTGTCGAAGAGGTCACAGTGGACCCCAAAACGAAAACTTTAACAACATATACAAGAAATTTAGGTTACACTAAAGTCATG GTTGTTGTGGAGAAAGTTGTTTATAAGGTGTGCGAAGAAAATCCTAATTGGACAGTTGCAAAAAGATCAGCTTGGATCGACAGCCAAGTATTTGGATTTGGTAGAGCTATTCAAGCATTTGGATTGGATAGATTTAAAAAGAATTGTACTCTGATGTATAACGGGTTTAATTATGTCCTAGCACATATGTTTCCACAAACAGCACAGTATATGAATCCGACACTTTCCCAAATGGGTTTTGCTCATCTA gTCGATGAAGGAGCTGGGGCAAGGACTAGTCTCGCGGAAGATTTTCAACATTCGTTACAGGGTAGAGCGGAAAAAGTAAAGGACGCTGCTAAAAAGGCAAAAGATTTGGCAAAGAAAAAAGCTGGAACGATTTATGCTGCGTACCAATCTGAACAGTCGTAA